The proteins below come from a single Acidobacteriota bacterium genomic window:
- a CDS encoding ligase-associated DNA damage response exonuclease: MKKGSLISLTPRGLYCEKGDFYVDPWLPVDRAVVTHAHADHAYRGSKNYLVAAEGESLARIRLDPESTITGQKYGEISDINGVNVSFHPAGHILGSAQVRVEYKGEVWVVSGDYKLTPDATCAPFEPVKCNYFITEATFGLPIYRWPSPRKVFAEIDEWWLRNRENGKASVVFAYSLGKAQRILNGVDRSIGPIFTHGSVERLTQAYRESGIDLPNTTYVGNVTDKKEFAGSLIVAPPSAQMSTWLKRFGPQSTGFSSGWMMVRGARRQRAVDRGFVLSDHADWPELMTAITSSEADTVYVTHGFSEEVVRWLNETGMNAEPLKTKFVGDAADEGVLTADEPG, encoded by the coding sequence ATGAAAAAAGGCAGCCTGATCTCGCTGACACCGCGAGGCTTGTATTGTGAAAAAGGCGATTTCTACGTCGATCCGTGGTTGCCGGTCGACCGTGCAGTCGTCACGCACGCACACGCGGATCATGCATATCGCGGCAGCAAGAACTACCTCGTCGCCGCCGAAGGCGAGTCCCTAGCCCGCATTCGCCTCGATCCGGAATCAACGATCACAGGGCAGAAATACGGCGAAATCAGTGATATCAACGGCGTAAATGTCTCATTTCACCCCGCCGGGCACATCCTCGGCTCAGCTCAGGTGCGGGTGGAATACAAGGGTGAGGTATGGGTCGTTTCGGGCGATTATAAGCTGACGCCGGATGCGACGTGTGCACCGTTCGAGCCTGTTAAGTGCAACTATTTCATCACCGAAGCCACATTCGGCCTGCCGATCTACCGCTGGCCTTCGCCCAGGAAAGTATTCGCCGAGATCGATGAATGGTGGCTGCGAAATCGCGAGAACGGGAAAGCATCGGTCGTCTTTGCCTACTCGCTCGGCAAAGCCCAACGCATCCTGAACGGCGTGGATCGCTCGATCGGCCCGATCTTCACACACGGCTCCGTCGAACGCCTCACGCAAGCCTATCGCGAATCGGGCATCGATCTGCCCAACACGACCTACGTCGGCAATGTCACCGACAAAAAAGAATTTGCCGGTTCTCTGATCGTCGCCCCGCCGTCGGCACAAATGTCCACGTGGCTGAAACGCTTCGGCCCCCAATCGACCGGCTTTTCCTCCGGCTGGATGATGGTTCGCGGCGCGAGACGCCAACGAGCCGTCGACCGAGGCTTCGTACTCAGCGACCACGCCGACTGGCCCGAACTAATGACCGCGATCACATCAAGCGAAGCGGACACCGTCTACGTGACGCATGGATTTTCTGAAGAAGTTGTCCGCTGGCTCAACGAAACCGGAATGAATGCCGAGCCGCTGAAAACCAAGTTCGTCGGAGATGCGGCGGACGAGGGCGTTTTAACCGCAGATGAACCCGGATGA
- a CDS encoding KpsF/GutQ family sugar-phosphate isomerase, which translates to MINTYEKVVEILRIEADAISNASANLDRASVEKALEILLACQGKAVVVGVGKSGVIAQKIAQTMTSTGMMAIYVHPSDALHGGLGVVTGDDVVIALSNSGETDEVLAILPSLRQRGSSIISIVGNVNSTLARGSDVVLDGSVDKEACPLNLAPTASTTVALAIGDAVAMALMESKGLTQEDFAANHPAGRLGKRLTLKVSDLMHPSPNISPNSGWLEVVKAISTHALGAVNIVEENGELLGIVTDGDLRRTIERTSPDNFSSLTAEDMMTHSPIAGSPEMLAFEALRIMEDRPSQISVLPVVDGHGICVGLLRLHDVVRSGL; encoded by the coding sequence GTGATAAACACGTACGAAAAGGTTGTTGAGATCCTGAGAATCGAGGCCGATGCGATCAGCAATGCCTCGGCAAATCTCGACCGAGCGAGTGTCGAAAAAGCTCTTGAAATATTGCTGGCGTGTCAGGGCAAGGCCGTCGTCGTCGGCGTTGGCAAATCCGGCGTGATCGCGCAAAAGATCGCGCAGACGATGACCAGCACGGGAATGATGGCGATCTATGTTCATCCCTCGGATGCTCTGCACGGCGGACTTGGCGTTGTCACGGGTGACGATGTAGTGATCGCCCTGAGCAATTCGGGCGAGACGGATGAGGTCCTCGCGATCCTGCCTTCGCTGCGACAGCGTGGTTCGTCTATCATTTCGATCGTCGGGAATGTAAATTCCACGCTTGCACGCGGGTCTGATGTTGTTCTAGATGGCTCGGTCGATAAAGAAGCGTGTCCGCTGAACCTCGCACCGACGGCCTCGACAACCGTCGCTCTCGCGATCGGCGATGCGGTTGCAATGGCTCTGATGGAATCAAAAGGCCTTACGCAGGAAGATTTTGCGGCAAATCATCCCGCGGGACGTCTCGGCAAACGCTTGACGTTAAAAGTCTCCGACTTAATGCATCCTAGCCCAAACATTTCGCCTAACTCAGGCTGGCTTGAGGTCGTCAAAGCCATTTCAACCCACGCACTTGGAGCCGTGAATATAGTCGAAGAAAATGGGGAATTGCTCGGCATCGTCACCGACGGCGATCTGCGCCGAACGATCGAACGCACCTCACCCGACAACTTTTCGTCGCTGACAGCCGAAGATATGATGACGCATTCCCCGATCGCAGGCTCGCCGGAAATGCTTGCTTTCGAAGCACTTAGAATAATGGAAGACCGCCCTTCGCAGATCTCGGTCTTGCCCGTCGTGGATGGTCATGGGATCTGCGTCGGATTGCTTAGATTGCATGATGTGGTGAGGAGTGGGCTGTAA